The genomic interval cctggccaataaagctgattctgattctgcagAAGTGATTGTAGGACATCTTGTGGTCTGTTTTTGGTATTGCACCTTTCCAACCATTACAGCTGGCCCTTAAAGCACTTACCAAcatactagtctatatccttgacgctACACTCCCGGGATAGCTCCGTTGCCGCTGGAAAATCCGCTCGATTTCAcccatttaggccggatatccgttgccttgggcttcctttgtgttggcattctaacctctggtggatttgtgaggactatggttaactgttcctcagatctctgcagggtaaatccagacagctagctagactatctgtcctatctgagttttctgttgcacgactaaaacaacttttgaacgtacatgttccaccaaaacaagttccttcctggggctattttgcagaggcaccgcagcttttctccggcacttagcaccgcccacgacaattgtgattggtttaaagaaatgccaataaaccagagcccgtTTTAAAAATAACCAGAgccccatccaggaatgctgtgtggactagccagaccctcctcagcaGCGCTGTGGTGGAAAGAGACTACCGACATACTAACGTACtaatataaaccatgataatacaCTTGACAAAAAACCCAAGTCATTAAATGTAGACTTTAACATATAAAACTTCATTACAGTAAATACAGTATTATATTCAGTATTACGGCAATGGCACCGCAGTTAATCAAAGTGGTAAGTTCCCAGTGGATAACGGTCATCAATGACTTCAGCCCGTGGTTATGCACCAATACCAtacgaaagcctacacatcttcacatttaaatagctcacgtattgtactgtattgtgtcaacagttaacttcatttaatattgtatgtggcgttttcttttgcggggtgcaaatgttccaccaaaacaagttccttctgagactatttagcagagccagcctcgctgcgtctggagcttagcgcaacccaagacgattgtgattggtttaaagaaatgcaaacaacccagagcgttttttctcctctcccagaatgcatctgtggtgtagccagacttcAGAGATAGAGCAGGCAATGCAAGATTATCCCCTTACTGACCCCATTAACACAAAATCTGTCAAAACTTCAGTggaaacattttattgttatgtcTTGTGTACATAAACTGAAAGCTGAACTTCTGTTTTATAGGTGCAATAGAGTTTGTCACATAATGATGGGGACAGGAAGCCAAGGAAGAGGCCCAGAGTCTGCACGTTTCCACCGACTCAGCTCTGCTCTCTGGCTGCTGTTCACTTACATCTCCAGAAATCAGTCAAAGTGTCAGTCAACGCAAATCCTCCTTGATTCCGGCCAAACACAAGAAGACCTGGGAAACGATAACGTCCCAGTCCAGTCCAGGCAGTCTTAGACCATGTCCACCAGTTTAAACTTGCCCTCCTGTTTGACTGGCAGGACGCTGATGAAGGTCTTGTAGAGCACCGCTCCCTTTGGCAGCTTGGTGATGACCTGGGTGGCCTCGGGGCTGCGTGGGTGGGGGACATAGACCTCCTTGGTGAACCTGACGTAGCCGTCCTCCAGAGCAAAGAGCGTGTTGTTGGTTCCCATCCCCACCTGCGGGACAGGGGAGATGAGACAAGGTGAGAATGTGTACATTTTAACTCCGTCAGATCAACAGTCAATGAACTAAATGATGAGTTGAAAAAGTGTACGTCTCTgttgagttaaaaaaataaataaaggatttCTGTGTGATTCTATGGGGATTATGGGATGGGATAGGCAAAAATAAGCCTTGGCTTCAGCCTGTTCCTTTTTCGGTTAGCTATGGTGGCAAATTGTGGGAAataattgtttctttttctgtacCTCAACCGAAATGAAATGattcatcctcatcatcatcatcaacagtCTTTGACACAGAGAGTGAAACTTACATGTGCTCCTGGCTGATACCTCATCAGCCTCTGTGTTGCCAGGATGTTCCCCGCATGGACAAAGTTTCCTTGTGACCAAACGAAAGAGATGTTAGATCACCTAAACTGTCATACATTATCAGGTAGtggggtttttatttttttgtccacCCCATTTACATCTATGAGGACAGGctaaaatcacaaaaaacaacTCTCTGAATTATACAATACAGCACGATATGCAGGAAGATGTCTAATTGggattatttttgactgatattgcaccCCCAATCAATTTTGACACCAATTGAGATACTGAGATATCAGTAACTACTAGTAGTTAAGTTAAGATTACATGTATCTGAGGCTGGGGAAGAACAGCTACAGCACTTATGGGAAATGGTTTTAGAAGGATGTGTTATTACCATCCTGTTTCTTGAAGCCATATCTGCGACCAGGGCTCTTTCCACCGACGTTCTTACTGCTGCCGCCAGCCTTCTTGGACGCAAACCTCACAGAGTCTATCAGAGAGGTCTGGCCAGGCACCAACACACCTGCAAGCAGCAGCACAAAGAAATCCATGTGACGTCACTAACACCCCAGTTTCCATATCCAGTGGTGTAGTATACATGACACGCaggtatacccactaagaacgctccaggatttccatataccctcttaaaaatgcccaatgacacgctacaacatactttccattataattttgaattgtcatgtgtttttcttcttcacctaggctaaataaaaaggtatttccaccataaAATGGTGCATTAAAGTTAATCTGAATAGAGGAAATGAAgttgttgatgctcaaaacttccctggagaccccccactatgatatgtcccccaaagtagggctgggcgatatggagaaaatctaatatcacaatatttttgaccaaatacctcgatattgatacTGCAACGGtatagtgttgactattggtgctttcacaaaatatttacacaatgagatttttgataaataatcaccagtaatgtggatataatgactaagtgggtaaagtcaaataatagaacagttacaacagtctggtaagttcagaaaatgacataactttactgtaatgcagcctttaaaaccaggaaaagacaaaacttatgtcatatcacgatattacgatatccaaaatctaagacgatatcgatataatattgatatattgtccAGCTCtaccccaaaggcagattctggccatacagtacagtatacacactacaatacattagactacaccactgtccATATCCATAAATATATTTACGCACGTGTCATACGCCAGTAATTCTCTATGAACGCCTTAAGTCGTTTCAAACATTATGCgtgttattcaacttttcaatgacATTAATACCAATTaaacccattcccactttttcaactattgtCACTAattcaccttcttcttacacaTTCAAGCCAGCAATGCAGTGTAGCGTCAGCCTTTCAGCATACAGCATTCACACCGCAATTTCTTCAGAAACGGCATCCTCTCTGAGGTGATTTACATGTTTGTCATCAAGAATCTTGACATGCCATTCAGTGCTAATGTTAACTCACACATTGAAACGCCAACGTTAACTCGGCTAGTTAGCTAACTTAGCATGTAACATTTAAAACGTTATAAAAGGTTTACAGTAAGCGCGGAGCAGCTGAGCATAAATACACACGTGTCTctcctttttttctacatttgagGAAAATCTATGAAATACTAATTTAGATATTTGTTACCTGCTCTAGACTTGAGCATCAAGGACGCCAGCGATGCCATCTTGAATGATGTCATTCACACCATTTGCGTATTTACGTCACATCCGGATACTTTCGCTGCATTCAAGTTCCACAAGAAAGATGCTAGATCGTGATGGCTCACTGGAAAACACTGTTTACCTTTTATAAGTAACCAAGTTGTAGCTAAATGCCACCAAAAGTAACGATGACGTCTGCTTAATTAAGGCAATACTACAaccaatattttaaatgtttgggTATTTGTAGTATTTTGTTTATATAGATTCACCTAAAAAACTACTGTGAGATTATTACTTACAAAATTAAATGTTTCAGTACAAAAACCTAATTTTGGGTTAATGGCTAAAGTTACTTTTAGATTTTTATGATACAAACTCAAATATGTCACTCACGACGATGCGTAGGCGTTATGTTAAATACATTGACGTGGTTCAATGTTAAAGGTTCGGCCCTTTGGTTTATATTCTGTCTATGGTTTGGCTTTGGGAAACGGAAATTTAGGGTCGTCCCATGAACATGAATGCAACATTACCCTGCTACTGCTAACCGGGCGGGGAAATTAAATGAGTTCTCATGCGAACGGTTGCAAGCAAGCCGCCATAAAGAAGAAGATTtattattagaa from Perca fluviatilis chromosome 21, GENO_Pfluv_1.0, whole genome shotgun sequence carries:
- the mrpl27 gene encoding 39S ribosomal protein L27, mitochondrial; translation: MTSFKMASLASLMLKSRAGVLVPGQTSLIDSVRFASKKAGGSSKNVGGKSPGRRYGFKKQDGNFVHAGNILATQRLMRYQPGAHVGMGTNNTLFALEDGYVRFTKEVYVPHPRSPEATQVITKLPKGAVLYKTFISVLPVKQEGKFKLVDMV